One Leptolyngbya iicbica LK genomic window carries:
- the rppB gene encoding two-component system sensor histidine kinase RppB: MNSQQLFRRSRLRLAAWYALVMGGILSLSGFGMARVLVQANWVALEREIESSAGTLHDSLEPILPPSQDPTAVLQQIFPDLCIAGQPCESNPSLIQRHTLGISDRNTYYIRVFDDQGNLLAYSPNQPQPLSTTLNPASWQTLQTKDGDRYRQFTTILHSAAHTHAPGEVPHEHPSWGYLQVGRTLAPFDAELQRLRWILFGSLPLALGLIAIASWGLSGLAMQPIYQSYQQQQQFTANAAHELRSPLASLLATVEAILRLPPEQAAQVPILLSTVERQGRRLSQLVADLLLLTSLEQDTTAKLPQPCCLNDIVADLTEELTELAATADVHLSSQIPNNEIQVMGHESQLYRLVSNLIANAIQYTPPGGSVVVSLAVQDRSATITVKDTGIGIPAEEQSRIFERFYRVNSDRSRKTGGTGLGLAIAQAIAHRHQGQITVKSEAGNGSVFVTHLPLSIEL; the protein is encoded by the coding sequence ATGAATAGCCAGCAGCTCTTTCGCCGCAGTCGCTTGCGCCTCGCCGCCTGGTATGCCCTGGTAATGGGCGGCATTTTGAGCCTGTCAGGGTTCGGCATGGCGCGGGTGCTGGTGCAGGCGAATTGGGTAGCCCTGGAGCGCGAAATTGAATCCTCCGCAGGCACCCTCCACGACAGTTTGGAGCCGATCCTGCCCCCCTCCCAGGATCCGACTGCTGTTTTACAACAAATCTTCCCCGACCTCTGCATTGCAGGGCAACCCTGTGAATCAAATCCATCCCTGATTCAACGTCACACACTGGGGATTAGCGATCGCAACACCTACTACATTCGGGTGTTCGACGATCAGGGCAACCTGCTGGCCTATTCCCCTAATCAGCCCCAACCACTGTCGACCACCCTCAATCCTGCTTCCTGGCAAACTCTCCAGACCAAAGACGGCGATCGCTACCGCCAGTTCACCACCATCCTGCACAGCGCCGCCCACACCCATGCTCCCGGTGAAGTTCCCCATGAGCATCCTTCCTGGGGCTATCTTCAAGTAGGTCGCACCCTGGCCCCCTTCGATGCCGAACTCCAGCGGTTGCGTTGGATTCTCTTCGGCAGCTTGCCGTTGGCGTTGGGGTTGATTGCGATCGCGAGTTGGGGGCTGTCAGGTCTGGCTATGCAACCGATTTATCAGTCCTATCAGCAACAACAGCAGTTCACCGCCAATGCCGCCCATGAATTGAGATCGCCCCTCGCCAGTCTCCTTGCCACGGTGGAAGCTATCCTTCGTCTGCCCCCAGAACAAGCGGCACAGGTGCCCATACTGCTGAGTACCGTGGAGCGTCAGGGTCGTCGCCTCAGCCAGCTCGTGGCTGACCTGCTCTTACTCACCAGTCTGGAACAAGACACCACCGCCAAACTGCCACAACCCTGCTGTTTGAACGATATCGTTGCTGACTTAACTGAAGAACTGACAGAACTGGCCGCCACGGCTGATGTTCATCTCAGCAGCCAGATTCCCAACAACGAAATTCAGGTGATGGGGCATGAATCTCAGCTCTATCGCCTGGTGTCCAACCTCATCGCTAACGCCATTCAGTACACACCACCAGGTGGTTCGGTGGTCGTGAGTTTAGCAGTTCAAGATCGCTCTGCCACCATCACCGTCAAAGATACCGGTATTGGCATTCCCGCAGAAGAGCAAAGCCGCATCTTTGAGCGCTTCTATCGGGTCAACAGCGATCGCTCTCGCAAGACTGGGGGAACGGGATTAGGGCTAGCTATTGCCCAGGCGATCGCGCACCGCCACCAAGGACAAATCACCGTCAAAAGTGAAGCCGGAAATGGCAGCGTGTTCGTAACCCATTTGCCTCTCTCTATAGAGCTTTGA
- a CDS encoding DUF3386 domain-containing protein, with protein sequence MTQTTLTAQEIFRAAYDNRYTWDKGFPGFQATVTLTDADVTHTGRVQVNPDMTFEVLDIQDEAARRLVKSQLWEMTIHRANRSFEESHGDNTFDLGSTDDHGAIEILVGGASMGNRYKVRDNIVCFVHRQIRDVIVNIHTFETQQTETGYLSTGYRSIYLDPQTQLPKDSETVFKDTFEQVGGYWLLSHRTIQESQADEVKTTEVGFSRFQLL encoded by the coding sequence ATGACTCAAACAACGCTAACTGCCCAGGAAATCTTTCGCGCAGCGTACGATAACCGGTACACCTGGGATAAAGGATTTCCTGGATTCCAAGCAACAGTCACGCTTACCGATGCCGATGTCACCCACACCGGGCGAGTTCAGGTCAACCCCGATATGACCTTCGAAGTTCTCGATATTCAAGACGAAGCCGCGAGGCGCCTGGTTAAAAGCCAACTTTGGGAAATGACGATTCACCGAGCCAACCGTAGCTTTGAAGAGAGCCACGGCGACAATACTTTTGACTTAGGCTCAACCGACGACCACGGAGCGATTGAAATTCTGGTCGGTGGAGCCTCGATGGGCAACCGCTACAAAGTACGAGATAACATCGTCTGTTTTGTCCATCGCCAAATTCGGGATGTGATTGTCAACATCCATACTTTCGAGACGCAGCAGACCGAGACAGGCTATTTATCCACTGGCTATCGCTCCATCTACCTCGATCCGCAAACGCAACTCCCAAAGGATTCTGAAACAGTTTTTAAAGACACCTTTGAGCAGGTCGGCGGCTATTGGTTACTCAGTCATCGCACTATTCAGGAATCACAGGCCGATGAAGTCAAAACGACCGAAGTAGGATTCTCTCGTTTTCAGCTTCTCTGA
- a CDS encoding energy transducer TonB encodes MALSRDCINYRDRQQVRTQRWVLWGILGAVGVHAGVIPMWRWLPSSAAQLATEERIQLTVMPPSPEAIAEPSAVADATTPATAVPKDVATPPPNPQSSAPSPPAVAVAPASPPPATKDTVSSSVDPLMEIPDAEVAPESAPEKPEIEEPLELAEDISAPAIEESEIDEPEIDESNNAADAADALAAAAESAEGEQEFDSTIPDATADDVEPEMASVPDAGATAIDEVASALPGNNSTIEDRLLGNGTTPAAEAESSGDNNATAPDGAATDDVARRTGPDGPAATGTGATDDDATPGNSGNDSRTVSCRQCGRPAYPAAALDAGIEGQPIVRAQFDSNGNVTGVILERPSGNAALDQAALSAVRNWQFDTGGQSGSVPVEIPFVIEGSERHQEAQQQGDRNAATVRDEAPTAELNPAAQPVESAADLPESGLDAIGDPVVEAEPAAADDDANENAATAVDAATEAEESEPVPSPEVVDESVPAEADNAVPSAAEEPEPIEDTSEPVPASPPPESEQPAAEPTTEPAAPSEPVENSEAASE; translated from the coding sequence ATGGCCCTTTCTAGAGACTGCATTAACTATCGAGATCGCCAGCAAGTGCGGACCCAGCGTTGGGTTCTATGGGGTATCTTAGGAGCGGTTGGGGTCCACGCTGGCGTTATTCCGATGTGGCGCTGGTTGCCATCGAGTGCAGCCCAACTAGCAACTGAGGAACGAATTCAGCTCACAGTGATGCCGCCGTCTCCCGAGGCGATCGCCGAGCCGTCAGCAGTAGCCGATGCCACCACCCCGGCTACTGCTGTCCCTAAAGACGTCGCTACGCCGCCGCCCAATCCTCAGAGTTCAGCACCGTCGCCACCCGCCGTTGCGGTGGCCCCTGCCAGTCCGCCGCCTGCGACCAAGGACACTGTGTCATCATCGGTTGATCCGCTTATGGAAATACCAGACGCGGAAGTGGCACCTGAGTCAGCGCCAGAGAAACCGGAGATTGAGGAACCACTGGAACTGGCTGAGGATATTTCAGCGCCAGCGATTGAAGAATCGGAAATTGATGAGCCAGAAATTGATGAGTCAAACAATGCCGCCGATGCGGCTGACGCTTTAGCTGCCGCTGCAGAGTCAGCAGAAGGCGAGCAAGAATTCGATTCGACTATCCCCGATGCGACTGCCGATGACGTCGAGCCGGAGATGGCCTCTGTCCCTGATGCCGGTGCAACGGCCATTGACGAGGTCGCATCGGCTCTGCCAGGGAATAATTCCACCATCGAAGATCGCTTGCTGGGCAACGGCACCACTCCGGCTGCCGAGGCGGAGTCGAGTGGTGACAACAATGCCACGGCTCCCGATGGCGCAGCGACGGACGATGTCGCTCGCCGTACAGGGCCTGATGGGCCTGCCGCTACAGGTACGGGGGCAACTGACGATGATGCCACCCCCGGCAATTCCGGCAACGATAGTCGCACTGTGAGTTGTCGACAGTGTGGTCGCCCGGCTTATCCCGCTGCCGCTTTAGACGCTGGCATCGAAGGACAACCGATTGTCCGGGCGCAATTTGACAGCAACGGTAATGTCACCGGCGTCATCTTAGAACGTCCCAGTGGCAATGCTGCGCTAGACCAAGCCGCCTTATCCGCTGTGAGAAATTGGCAGTTTGACACTGGAGGGCAGAGCGGTTCGGTGCCAGTGGAGATTCCTTTTGTCATTGAAGGGTCGGAGCGGCATCAGGAAGCACAGCAACAGGGCGATCGTAATGCGGCCACCGTGCGCGATGAGGCTCCCACCGCTGAGTTAAATCCGGCGGCTCAGCCGGTAGAATCCGCCGCTGACCTGCCGGAAAGCGGCCTTGATGCGATCGGTGATCCGGTAGTTGAGGCCGAGCCAGCAGCGGCTGACGATGATGCAAATGAAAATGCTGCTACGGCTGTAGACGCTGCAACAGAAGCCGAAGAATCCGAGCCAGTACCTTCCCCAGAAGTGGTTGATGAGTCAGTCCCCGCCGAGGCGGATAACGCCGTACCCTCTGCTGCCGAAGAGCCCGAGCCGATTGAAGATACCTCTGAACCGGTTCCGGCAAGTCCGCCACCGGAGTCAGAACAACCGGCTGCGGAACCTACCACAGAGCCCGCTGCTCCATCGGAGCCGGTTGAAAACAGTGAGGCCGCGTCGGAGTAG
- a CDS encoding MotA/TolQ/ExbB proton channel family protein, giving the protein MSIVQIFEAGGIVMVPLLLFSIVALALAVERAVFWFRVSRGQRAIIKPLLQTYRSNPPAAYEQLRQHLDLPIARIFLEALELDGASPSQFRLALEGATQAELPLLKRFGTVFQTIIAVAPLLGLLGTILGLIRAFASIQIGEIGANAAAVTGGISEALVSTAAGMVVAIFALLAANLFRGLYKRQVALLQEYGSQLEILYEWHYRETLDPSSVTGATYARVG; this is encoded by the coding sequence ATGTCTATCGTTCAGATTTTTGAGGCCGGCGGCATCGTGATGGTGCCACTGTTACTGTTTTCCATCGTGGCGCTCGCCCTTGCGGTCGAGCGGGCCGTTTTCTGGTTTCGGGTCAGTCGCGGGCAGCGCGCAATCATTAAACCGCTGTTGCAAACCTATCGCTCTAATCCCCCAGCGGCCTATGAGCAGTTGCGCCAGCATCTGGATTTGCCCATTGCCCGCATTTTTCTCGAAGCGTTGGAATTGGACGGGGCCTCTCCTAGCCAGTTTCGTCTGGCGCTGGAAGGGGCGACCCAGGCAGAACTACCACTACTGAAGCGATTTGGCACGGTGTTTCAAACCATTATCGCGGTTGCGCCATTGCTGGGGTTGTTGGGCACCATCTTGGGTCTGATTCGGGCCTTTGCCTCTATCCAAATTGGCGAGATCGGAGCCAATGCTGCCGCCGTCACGGGCGGCATTAGCGAAGCGCTCGTCTCTACCGCTGCAGGGATGGTGGTGGCCATTTTTGCCCTGCTAGCCGCCAATTTGTTTCGCGGTCTGTACAAGCGTCAGGTGGCGTTACTACAGGAATACGGCAGCCAACTCGAAATTCTGTATGAGTGGCACTATCGCGAAACCTTAGACCCGTCGTCGGTGACAGGAGCGACCTATGCGCGTGTGGGATAA
- a CDS encoding ExbD/TolR family protein, with the protein MRVWDNEPEEALEVNILPMIDVIFAILAFFIVSTLFLTRAEGLPVNLPEADSAAPQTAADFTVTLQPDGTIALNQAPIALADLPTAVRSQLGPNQIAIITLQADEQVYHGQVIAVMDELRSLDNVQLGIATESPAVSVEE; encoded by the coding sequence ATGCGCGTGTGGGATAACGAACCCGAAGAGGCTCTGGAAGTCAACATCTTGCCGATGATTGATGTGATTTTTGCCATCCTCGCTTTCTTCATCGTTTCGACGCTCTTTTTGACCCGAGCAGAAGGGTTACCCGTCAATCTGCCGGAAGCCGACAGTGCGGCCCCCCAGACCGCCGCCGACTTCACCGTGACGCTGCAGCCCGACGGCACCATTGCTCTCAATCAAGCCCCGATCGCCTTGGCTGATTTGCCGACCGCCGTGCGATCGCAACTTGGCCCCAACCAAATTGCCATCATCACACTCCAAGCCGATGAGCAGGTTTATCACGGTCAAGTGATTGCCGTGATGGATGAACTGCGATCGCTCGACAACGTGCAACTCGGCATTGCCACTGAATCTCCGGCAGTGTCGGTAGAAGAATAG